In Helianthus annuus cultivar XRQ/B chromosome 9, HanXRQr2.0-SUNRISE, whole genome shotgun sequence, the following are encoded in one genomic region:
- the LOC118481786 gene encoding uncharacterized protein LOC118481786 has product MSRLVPYLVTPEPKRIARFIGGLAPEIKASVKASRPTTFRSVADLSLSLTFDAVRPRSLRNSDEGKSKRENDNSHRSDKKHNGNSDHKKSSGFKKEDQQSGVKPKCKTCKKCHLGKFRYESKSQSQPRACGICKSSEHKTLDCKKIKDATCYNCNEKGHIKSNCPKYAKKPEKGKKTNARVFQMNAQEAIQNDNVITDIN; this is encoded by the coding sequence atgtctcgattggttccttacttgGTGACACCGGAACCAAAAcggatagcccgtttcattgggggtttagccccggaGATCAAGGCTAGTGTAAAAGCATCTCGACCGACTACCTTTAGGTCTGTAGCTGATCTGTCACTATCTCTTACCTTTGATGCGGTCAGGCCAAGGTCGCTTAGGAATTCTGATGAGGGAAAGAGTAAGCGTGAGAATGATAACTCACATCGTTCAGACAAGAAGCACAATGGGAACTCTGATCACAAGAAGAGTTCAGGGTTCAAGAAAGAGGACCAACAGTCGGGTGTGAAGCCCAAATGCAAGACTTGCAAGAAGTGTCATCTGGGAAAGTTCAGGTATGAATCAAAGTCCCAATCACAGCctagggcttgtgggatctgtAAATCTTCTGAGCATAAGACATTGGATTGTAAAAAGATTAAGGATGCGacttgttacaattgtaacgagaaagggcatatcaagtCCAACTGCCCAAAGTACGCGAAGAAACCTGAAAAAGGCAAGAAGACCAATGCCcgggtcttccagatgaatgcTCAAGAAGCAATCCAGAATGAtaatgtgataacag